A part of Hoplias malabaricus isolate fHopMal1 unplaced genomic scaffold, fHopMal1.hap1 scaffold_149, whole genome shotgun sequence genomic DNA contains:
- the LOC136683878 gene encoding octapeptide-repeat protein T2-like, which produces MRGEEKKRGEERCGEEGGREMRRKNREEKREEKRRGEMRRRGEKRSEEKERRGEERRKEERGEMRKRGEVKRREKKRRERKKGRERGDENRREKIKKRREKERRGEEEKGEERCREEGRREMRRKNERGREKKRGEERRDAEKREKRSEEKRGEGKREEKRRGEMRRRGEKRSEEKRGEGK; this is translated from the coding sequence atgagaggagaagagaaaaagagaggagaggagagatgcGGAGAAGAGGGGGGAAGagaaatgaggagaaaaaacagagaggagaagagagaagaaaagaggagaggagagatgaGGAGAAGAGGGGAGAAGAGAAgtgaggagaaagagaggagaggggaagagagaagaaaagaggagagaggagagatgaggAAAAGAGGAGAGGTGAAGagaagggagaaaaagagaagagaaaggaaaaaagggagagagagaggagatgagaatagaagagaaaagataaagaagagaagagaaaaagagaggagaggagaggaggagaaaggagaggagagaTGCAGAGAAGAGGGGAGAAGagaaatgaggagaaaaaatgagaggggaagagagaagaaaagaggagaggagaggagagatgcggagaagagggagaagagaagtgaggagaaaagaggagaggggaagagagaagaaaagaggagaggagagatgaGGAGAAGAGGGGAGAAGAGAAGtgaggagaaaagaggagaggggaagtga